One Fusobacterium ulcerans DNA segment encodes these proteins:
- a CDS encoding phage scaffolding protein, whose amino-acid sequence MPLKPEDIAYLKTEEGRQELTTHNLIPAAEPTPITEEGVNKFIEGNTEFKTKLTRTAVTSYLGEKLGVKEKVEELLDKPIMLATETEKYKKVAVAGALSGIKYPELLTSKLDMGKITFGENKLEGLEEQLTTLKATYPDLFITDPKQTPPPPARTEPDGEVEKIKNEIERLSKLPKSTETRTKLIALEIQLAKLNK is encoded by the coding sequence ATGCCATTAAAACCAGAAGATATAGCATATCTAAAAACAGAGGAAGGAAGACAAGAGCTTACAACACATAATCTTATTCCAGCAGCAGAACCAACACCAATAACAGAAGAGGGAGTGAATAAGTTTATAGAAGGCAACACAGAATTTAAAACTAAACTTACAAGAACAGCAGTAACAAGCTATTTAGGGGAGAAATTAGGAGTAAAAGAAAAAGTAGAAGAGCTTTTAGATAAGCCTATAATGCTTGCTACAGAAACAGAAAAGTATAAAAAAGTAGCAGTAGCAGGGGCTTTAAGTGGAATAAAATATCCAGAACTTCTTACAAGTAAATTGGATATGGGAAAAATAACATTTGGAGAAAATAAGCTGGAGGGGCTAGAAGAGCAGCTGACAACACTAAAAGCAACATATCCAGATTTATTCATAACAGATCCAAAACAAACACCGCCACCACCAGCAAGGACAGAGCCAGATGGAGAAGTAGAAAAGATAAAAAATGAAATAGAAAGACTTTCTAAATTACCTAAGTCTACAGAGACTAGAACCAAACTAATAGCATTAGAAATACAATTAGCAAAATTAAATAAATAA
- a CDS encoding DnaT-like ssDNA-binding protein, translating to MIGYVTLEEAKEWLSERYDIKSLSDEKLTKALYRAFDKIEQIPVRFKGEGEKVFPRRGEQEVPFLIKMAQMLEAYSIASGKEEEQAQMLNGITSKSIGDMSVSYDKTKKIGLVNFCNSQAAQTLKRFERKSY from the coding sequence ATGATAGGGTATGTGACATTAGAAGAAGCTAAGGAGTGGCTTTCTGAAAGATACGATATTAAAAGTCTAAGTGATGAAAAACTAACTAAAGCTTTGTATCGTGCCTTTGACAAAATAGAGCAGATCCCTGTTAGGTTTAAGGGGGAAGGCGAAAAAGTCTTCCCTCGCAGAGGAGAACAGGAAGTTCCTTTTTTAATAAAAATGGCACAAATGCTAGAAGCCTACAGTATAGCTAGTGGAAAAGAAGAGGAGCAGGCACAGATGCTTAATGGAATAACTTCTAAATCTATTGGAGACATGTCTGTAAGCTATGATAAAACTAAAAAAATTGGACTTGTAAATTTTTGTAATTCACAGGCTGCACAAACATTAAAAAGATTTGAAAGGAAGAGTTATTAA
- a CDS encoding phage baseplate plug family protein: protein MKIVEIDLKELKTNHLEVDVQGEKFKLDFLYNTFDGYIYMGILEDTGERVLGHTKLVPNIDYLDMNKRKTDWGQQLRVIKVNEFAEENDKITPENFNKDYKMFLIGEEEK, encoded by the coding sequence GTGAAAATAGTAGAAATAGACTTAAAAGAATTGAAAACAAACCATTTAGAAGTAGATGTACAGGGAGAAAAATTTAAGTTGGATTTTCTCTATAATACATTTGATGGGTATATATACATGGGAATACTAGAAGATACAGGAGAGAGGGTGCTAGGGCATACAAAGCTAGTTCCTAACATAGATTATCTTGATATGAATAAGCGTAAAACAGATTGGGGACAGCAGTTGAGGGTTATAAAAGTAAATGAATTTGCAGAAGAAAATGACAAAATAACACCAGAAAATTTTAATAAAGATTACAAGATGTTTTTAATAGGAGAGGAAGAAAAATGA
- a CDS encoding phage baseplate protein codes for MFRISDILKKAAEKEFPDLFKAKSTLGGIELEVISSKSETTKISSTNRRVEKGFNISDSTRSECLLLDITVVDNSFEYLTNRINLKKLANSGEYTEFDYSGRDYYDHVIITNIKETESSEQATGLTYDISLKIIKTAEIEIEATEKVSTKTGSGGDKIVKTAEVKDPTPKEKERGSTIIKAGWDWIGGLSK; via the coding sequence ATGTTTAGGATATCTGATATATTAAAAAAGGCTGCTGAAAAAGAATTTCCAGACTTATTTAAAGCAAAATCTACACTAGGTGGAATAGAACTGGAAGTAATATCAAGTAAAAGTGAGACTACAAAGATATCCAGCACAAACAGAAGAGTAGAAAAGGGTTTTAATATTTCAGATAGCACAAGATCTGAATGTTTGCTTCTTGATATAACAGTTGTAGATAATTCTTTTGAGTATCTTACAAATAGAATAAATTTAAAAAAACTTGCTAATAGTGGAGAATACACAGAATTTGATTATTCAGGAAGGGACTATTATGATCATGTAATTATAACAAATATAAAAGAAACAGAAAGCTCTGAACAGGCTACAGGACTTACATATGATATTTCTTTAAAGATAATAAAAACAGCAGAGATAGAAATAGAAGCAACAGAAAAAGTAAGTACTAAGACTGGAAGTGGAGGGGATAAAATAGTGAAAACAGCAGAGGTTAAGGATCCTACTCCAAAAGAAAAAGAGAGGGGAAGTACAATAATTAAGGCAGGTTGGGACTGGATAGGAGGACTTTCTAAGTGA
- a CDS encoding SU10 major capsid protein, translating to MPGTITTTDRIVGLKEELSPGLKYINPNKAPFYLNLIALGKVRPIQATTASWVDYSCEGTETVITVAVGVSDTNIDVADPTVFPINSYMRIDEEVILVQSIAGKTLTVVRGQLGTVAAAHAINVPAYFINDNIEEGADLLGASYKPGENFTNYTQIIREEISISGTAQALTVPSGEGLDPYSLEMTRKMDKAVGKVEKAIVAGKKFATGKNRGMDGIRTILDKGQIVDANNEKISIEKLEALLKKAYLVGGDLQNGYYAFYIPPKQQSNLNKEIEKYIVKEQTSSTLGAVVKEVYTSYGIVPLIMTPNLPDNEMLLVNHENCEIRPLINRDLFHEYMGKTGDNTKGLILGELTLEVRGVHEQGKIVNLGV from the coding sequence ATGCCAGGAACAATAACAACAACAGACAGAATAGTAGGATTAAAAGAGGAGCTAAGTCCAGGACTAAAATATATAAATCCTAACAAAGCACCATTTTATTTGAATTTGATAGCACTAGGAAAAGTAAGACCAATACAAGCTACAACAGCTTCATGGGTAGATTATAGTTGTGAAGGAACAGAAACAGTTATAACAGTAGCAGTAGGAGTATCAGATACAAATATAGATGTAGCAGATCCAACAGTTTTCCCAATAAATTCATATATGAGAATAGATGAAGAGGTTATATTAGTACAAAGTATAGCAGGTAAAACTTTGACTGTAGTAAGAGGACAGTTAGGAACAGTAGCAGCAGCACATGCTATTAATGTACCAGCCTACTTTATAAATGACAATATAGAAGAGGGAGCAGATTTATTAGGAGCATCATATAAGCCAGGAGAAAATTTCACTAATTATACGCAAATTATAAGGGAAGAAATTTCTATTTCAGGAACAGCACAAGCTTTAACAGTTCCATCAGGAGAAGGACTAGATCCTTATTCTTTAGAAATGACAAGAAAGATGGATAAAGCAGTAGGAAAGGTAGAAAAAGCAATAGTAGCAGGGAAAAAATTTGCAACTGGGAAAAATAGAGGTATGGATGGAATAAGAACTATATTGGATAAAGGGCAAATTGTAGATGCTAATAACGAAAAAATATCAATCGAAAAGCTAGAAGCACTATTGAAAAAAGCCTATTTAGTGGGGGGAGATTTACAAAATGGATATTATGCTTTCTATATTCCACCTAAACAACAATCAAACCTCAACAAAGAGATAGAAAAATATATTGTAAAAGAGCAAACAAGCTCTACACTTGGAGCGGTCGTAAAAGAAGTCTATACAAGCTATGGAATAGTTCCGCTTATAATGACACCAAATTTACCAGATAATGAAATGTTATTGGTAAATCATGAAAATTGTGAAATAAGACCTTTGATAAATAGAGATTTATTTCACGAATATATGGGGAAAACTGGTGACAACACAAAAGGACTTATATTAGGAGAACTTACACTAGAGGTAAGAGGAGTGCATGAACAAGGGAAAATTGTAAATTTGGGGGTATAA
- a CDS encoding phage structural protein → MSNNYNYDVKKHDIVLTIGGIPYALKDYGNDTKATIAYEQDFRTEITGTDGAGTTSENHNRNAIVTVKILQSSPLNAVLQTAAYSGEQFLLAHIDKNFSGDVGNVSSKAYFTKIPDLNLGANAGTRDYTIRAVNLIPSFALLLAGGI, encoded by the coding sequence ATGTCAAATAATTATAATTATGATGTCAAGAAGCATGACATTGTACTTACAATAGGGGGAATTCCATATGCTTTAAAAGATTATGGAAATGATACAAAGGCAACTATTGCCTATGAGCAAGATTTTAGAACAGAAATAACAGGAACAGATGGAGCAGGGACAACATCTGAAAACCACAATAGAAATGCTATTGTAACAGTAAAAATATTACAATCATCTCCACTTAATGCAGTATTACAAACAGCAGCATATTCAGGAGAACAGTTCTTACTTGCACATATAGACAAGAATTTTTCTGGAGATGTGGGGAATGTATCAAGTAAAGCATATTTTACAAAAATACCAGACTTAAATTTAGGTGCAAATGCAGGAACAAGAGATTATACAATAAGAGCTGTAAACTTAATACCATCATTTGCTCTATTACTAGCAGGAGGAATATAA
- a CDS encoding Gp138 family membrane-puncturing spike protein produces MKEILDYVINELKEEIHTTLPGRIEKLDLVKGYCTVQILPKRILCKEIISVPPLIDVMLDFKSFGGWKIRYPYVKGDLVWVGFTELDYYNVLDGKEKEPPSWDRFSLNGAYIKGSITPKSIEYNEKFLEDIVLEGKGTLILIKGNGEIFIKTGANKMIIESDLEIKGNIKQVGDFTQTGNITTNGDVKAGDISLKEHDHGYQQPEHPVGQGRTTKAG; encoded by the coding sequence ATGAAAGAAATTCTTGATTATGTAATAAATGAACTAAAAGAAGAAATACATACAACACTACCAGGAAGAATAGAGAAATTGGATTTAGTAAAAGGGTACTGTACAGTCCAAATTTTACCAAAAAGAATACTCTGTAAAGAAATAATAAGTGTACCACCTCTAATAGATGTAATGCTTGATTTTAAAAGCTTTGGTGGTTGGAAAATAAGATACCCTTATGTAAAAGGGGACTTGGTATGGGTAGGTTTTACAGAACTAGATTATTATAATGTCTTGGATGGTAAAGAAAAAGAACCACCAAGCTGGGATAGGTTCAGTTTGAATGGAGCATATATAAAGGGGAGTATTACTCCTAAAAGTATAGAATATAATGAAAAATTTCTTGAAGATATAGTGCTAGAGGGAAAAGGAACATTAATTTTAATAAAAGGAAATGGAGAAATTTTTATCAAAACAGGTGCTAATAAAATGATAATAGAAAGTGATCTGGAGATAAAAGGGAATATAAAGCAAGTAGGGGATTTCACGCAGACAGGAAATATAACAACTAATGGAGATGTAAAAGCTGGAGATATCAGCTTAAAAGAACATGATCATGGATATCAGCAGCCAGAACATCCAGTAGGACAAGGAAGAACAACAAAAGCAGGTTAG
- a CDS encoding PBSX family phage terminase large subunit has protein sequence MTLNTNTLLKREKKKLSKVIIPKFWEVWVAWKNFDYLRYVLKGGRGSAKSTHIALMLVLTLISEPINIICFRKIKDNLETSVYEQIKKAIQLLGIEEFFVFKTSPLEIIYKERGNQFIFRGLDKAEKTKSIVTANFPIGAWWFEELAEFKNEKEVETAIKSILRENLKEYEYTNMLGEKKIKKMKYRGFFSYNPPREKQHWVNQKYSFSTKPQNTFVHHSTYLDNPYISTEFKEDAQATKEKDPTTYRGEFLGEVVGQGIIPFPNLILRKITDQEIRSFDNFRNGIDWGYGVDPVAFGRWHWDSMRRILYAVDEFYGIQKSNRELATYINKKKYREIITCDSAEPKSIAEMRSYGVRAVSAKKGKGSVEYGEKWLSEITIVIDPERTPNTAREFEQIDYATDRWGEPLPRLEDRNNHTIDEARYALEADMKRHRKTRNNKIIRPKGF, from the coding sequence ATGACATTGAACACAAATACCTTGTTGAAGAGGGAGAAAAAGAAACTATCAAAAGTGATAATTCCTAAATTTTGGGAAGTGTGGGTAGCATGGAAGAACTTTGATTATCTTCGTTATGTTTTAAAAGGTGGAAGAGGCTCTGCTAAGTCTACACATATAGCTCTTATGTTAGTTCTTACACTCATAAGTGAACCAATAAATATAATTTGCTTTAGAAAGATAAAGGATAATTTAGAAACATCTGTATATGAGCAAATAAAAAAAGCTATACAGCTTTTAGGAATAGAAGAATTTTTTGTTTTTAAAACCTCCCCACTAGAAATAATTTACAAAGAAAGAGGAAATCAATTTATTTTTAGAGGGCTAGATAAAGCAGAAAAAACAAAATCTATTGTAACAGCAAATTTTCCAATAGGTGCTTGGTGGTTTGAGGAATTAGCAGAGTTCAAAAATGAAAAGGAAGTGGAAACAGCTATAAAGTCTATTCTTAGAGAAAATTTAAAAGAATATGAATATACTAATATGCTTGGAGAGAAAAAAATAAAAAAGATGAAATATAGAGGTTTCTTTTCTTACAATCCACCTAGAGAGAAGCAACATTGGGTAAATCAAAAATATAGTTTTTCAACAAAGCCTCAAAATACATTTGTACATCATTCGACTTATTTAGATAATCCATATATATCTACAGAGTTTAAGGAAGATGCACAAGCAACCAAAGAAAAAGATCCTACAACATATAGAGGAGAATTTTTAGGAGAGGTTGTGGGGCAGGGGATTATACCATTTCCAAATTTAATATTAAGAAAGATAACAGATCAAGAAATTAGAAGTTTTGATAACTTCAGAAACGGAATTGACTGGGGGTATGGAGTTGATCCTGTAGCATTTGGTCGTTGGCATTGGGATTCAATGCGTAGGATACTTTATGCAGTAGATGAATTTTATGGGATACAAAAGAGTAATAGAGAACTGGCAACATATATAAACAAAAAGAAATATAGAGAAATAATAACTTGTGATAGTGCTGAACCTAAAAGTATTGCAGAAATGAGAAGTTATGGAGTAAGAGCAGTATCTGCTAAAAAGGGAAAGGGTAGTGTTGAATATGGAGAAAAATGGTTATCTGAAATAACTATTGTAATTGATCCAGAAAGAACACCAAATACAGCCAGAGAATTTGAGCAGATAGATTATGCAACAGATAGGTGGGGAGAACCACTTCCAAGATTGGAGGATAGAAATAACCACACAATCGATGAGGCTCGTTATGCACTGGAAGCAGATATGAAAAGACACAGAAAAACAAGAAACAATAAAATAATAAGACCGAAAGGTTTTTAA
- a CDS encoding minor capsid protein, with product MYPKEIEKKLKKTFKFYTDKLLKKHKEMLGEAGRVKLSNKDKKEFLEKIKKLAIEQANQTFDSWKTLSKEEVARSDLTGAKKWIRKNYLLLEKLEKIIPEQLLKNRENEVIKTYNILNKSVGYRFNKLEIGKIGKGDLKKLIHEVKKIPNPNLKIKMMLEDLEKGIVPDQKSLSGLKEWINRRNELWARNETGNLQATNLKDLWIENDIEEYIWRSMQDGRTRESHLERNGKKYKVSDGLLPGEDYGCRCWAEPITSKGREK from the coding sequence ATGTATCCAAAAGAAATTGAAAAGAAATTAAAAAAAACCTTCAAATTCTATACAGATAAGCTTTTAAAAAAACATAAGGAGATGTTAGGGGAAGCGGGGCGGGTAAAGCTTAGTAATAAAGATAAAAAAGAATTTTTAGAAAAAATAAAAAAACTTGCAATAGAACAAGCTAACCAAACTTTTGATAGTTGGAAAACTTTGAGTAAAGAAGAAGTGGCAAGAAGTGATCTAACAGGGGCAAAGAAATGGATAAGAAAAAATTATTTATTACTAGAAAAACTAGAAAAGATAATACCAGAACAGTTGCTAAAGAATAGAGAAAATGAAGTAATAAAAACATATAACATTCTTAATAAGTCTGTAGGATACCGTTTCAATAAGCTTGAAATAGGAAAAATAGGAAAAGGAGATTTAAAAAAACTTATACATGAAGTAAAGAAAATTCCTAATCCTAACTTAAAAATAAAAATGATGCTTGAAGACCTAGAAAAAGGAATTGTCCCAGATCAAAAAAGTTTATCTGGTTTAAAAGAGTGGATTAACAGAAGAAATGAGCTTTGGGCAAGAAATGAAACAGGAAACTTACAAGCAACAAATTTGAAAGATCTTTGGATAGAAAACGACATAGAAGAATATATATGGCGTTCTATGCAAGATGGAAGAACTAGAGAAAGCCATTTAGAAAGAAATGGAAAAAAATATAAAGTAAGTGATGGGCTTCTTCCAGGAGAAGACTATGGCTGCCGTTGTTGGGCAGAGCCTATTACTAGCAAAGGGAGGGAAAAATAA
- a CDS encoding helix-turn-helix domain-containing protein translates to MELTLEQRKVKKLYIEGKTAKQIAKETGINISNIYRWIKDPKMEFKKSKELAEFTTDDMVEMIDESHKKLLIEVLSDPNKLLDSKTADSLCKVINILEKMSAKSTREKAGLLEGDTDKSWGVLLIDDIEHKYLVEEGEKETIKSDNS, encoded by the coding sequence GTGGAACTAACACTAGAGCAAAGAAAAGTAAAGAAATTGTATATAGAAGGAAAAACAGCAAAGCAAATAGCAAAAGAAACTGGAATAAATATTTCTAATATTTACAGATGGATAAAAGATCCAAAAATGGAATTTAAAAAAAGCAAGGAATTGGCAGAATTTACAACAGATGACATGGTGGAAATGATAGATGAAAGCCATAAAAAACTTTTAATAGAAGTATTATCAGATCCAAACAAGCTACTAGATTCTAAAACAGCTGATTCACTTTGTAAGGTAATAAATATATTGGAAAAGATGTCTGCTAAGTCTACAAGAGAAAAAGCAGGGCTATTAGAAGGAGATACAGATAAAAGCTGGGGGGTACTGTTAATTGATGACATTGAACACAAATACCTTGTTGAAGAGGGAGAAAAAGAAACTATCAAAAGTGATAATTCCTAA